The stretch of DNA CGGCATCGTCGACATCCACTACCACGGCGACGCCGGCACCGAGCAGATCATCCCGCAGCAGAACTGGTTTCACTACGCCGGTCTCGCCTTCGGTGTGACCACCACCCACGATCCTTCGAACGACACCGCCGAGGTCTTCGCTTCGAGCGAAATGGCCAAAGCCGGCACGATCGTCGCGCCGAGGGTCTTCTCGACCGGCACCATCCTCTACGGCGCCTCGGGTGACTTCCGGGCCGAGATCGACTCCCTGGAAGACGCCCGCTACCACCTGAAACGCCTCCAGGCCGTCGGAGCCTTCTCGGTCAAGTCCTACAACCAGCCGCGGCGCGATCAACGCCAGCAGGTCATGACCGCCGCCCGCGAGCTCGGCATGCTCGTCTACCCCGAGGGCGGCTCGACCTTCCAGCACAACCTGACCCAGCTCGTCGACGGCCACACCACCATCGAGCACTCGATCCCCGTCGCCAAGATCTACGACGACACCAAGCAGCTCTGGAGAGAGTCCCGGGTCGGCTACACGCCCACACTCGTCGTCGGCTACGGCGGCCTCTGGGGTGAGGAGTACTGGTACGCCAAGACCAACGTCTGGGAGAACGAGCGGCTCCTGACCTTCGTCCCGCGCGAGATCGTCGACCGCCGCTCCCGGCGCCGCAACCTGGCACCGGACGAAGAGTGGAACCACTTCCACAACGCCCGCATCTGCAAAGAGCTCAACGACCTCGGAGTTGGCGTTCTGATAGGCGCCCATGGCCAGCGCGAGGGCCTCGGCGCCCACTGGGAGATCTGGATGCTCGTCCAGGGCGGCATGACGCCCCACGAGGCTCTGCGCTCCGCCACCCTCGAGGGAGCCCGCTACCTGGGCATGGACAGCGACCTCGGCTCCCTCGAGCCCGGCAAGCTCGCCGACCTCGTCGTCATCGACGGCAACCCCTTGGAAGACATCCGCCAGTCCGAGAACGTCACCCACACCATGATCAACGGCCGGCTCTACGACGCCGCGACCATGAACGAGATTGGCAATCGCGAGAAAGCGCGGGAGCAGCTGTGGTGGGAGTTCGGGGCGTACGGGGCGGGGCGGTAGGGGGCAACGGACTCACGAGTATCTGATCGAGTACGGCCAAGGCATCGGTGCACTGGGTCGGAGAATCGACAGCAGTCGCCAGGGGCTTTGGGCGGATCCCATGCCATCGGAAGACCTCGCGCCTTGACCGGCGATTGGTTCGGGTGTCAAATGGGACAGGCAGGCGTTGCAGAGCGGCCAACCCAAGGAGGTCCAGGCATGGCAACCACGCGCCGCGACTTCATCACGAAGTCTTTGCTCCTGAGCGGCACCCTGCTGGTGCCGGGCACCCGTCTTGCCGCTACTCCGAGAACACGCGAGTGGCTTCCCGCTTACGGCCGGCTCGAGCTCGAGGGCCGGCTCGCCGAGCGCATCGAGCAGGCCGACAGCATCCTCGAATCATGCGAGCTCTGTCCCAGGAAGTGCGGAGTCAAGCGCAGGGCCGGAGAGAAGGGCTACTGCAGAGCCCCCTCAAAGGTGATGGTCTACAGCGCCCACCCGCACTTCGGCGAGGAGGTCTCGCTGGTTGGAGAGGGTGGCTCCGGCACGGTCTTCTTCTCCAACTGCAACCTGCGCTGTGTCTTCTGCCAGAACTGGTCCATCTCTCACAAGGGACTGGGCGATCGGCTCGCCGACGAACGCCTGGCGGACAAAATGCTCCGGCTCCAGAAGGTCGGTTGTCACAACATCAATCTCGTGACGCCCACTCACGTCATGCCGCACATTCTCAGGGCGACGCGGATCGCCTTCCGCGAGGGCTTGCGCCTACCCTTGGTTTACAACACCAGCGGCTACGAGCGCGTCGAGATCCTCAAGATCCTCGACGGGGTCGTGGACATCTACCTTCCCGACATGAAATTCATGGACGGAAGTCAGTCGGCCAAGTACTCGGCCGGAGCCTCCGACTACCCGGAGGTGGCCAAGAAGGCGATCCTCGAGATGCACCGCCAGGTCGGTCGTCACACCACCGACGAGCGCGGTCACGCGGTGCGCGGCCTGATGATCCGCCATCTCGTCATGCCCAACCGCGTGGCGGGTACCCGGGAGTTCACGAAGTGGGTCGCTGAAGAGGTCTCGCCGGACACCTACGTCAACATCATGGCCCAGTACCACGTTGCCTATCGCGCGGCGGAGTTCGAAGAGATCGGACGCGGCATCACCGCGGAGGAATATCTGGAAGCAATGACCTGGGCCGAGGAGGCGGGCCTCACGAACCTGGATCGGAGATCGGTGACAACGCGCAACATCTACCGGCGCTACGGTAAGGGGTGAAATCTTTGAGGAGTTTCGATGGGTGAACGGATCGACCGCCGCGACTTCGCCCGACGGGTGGGGGCCGGCGTCCTCGCCTCCGCCGGCGGCGGTCTTCTGCCCTGCCTGTCCTTCGCCACGCCGACGACCGGCGGCCCGCGGATGGGCCTGGTCAGCCGCCGGCGGGCGGCCTACTTCAGCCGCTTGGAGAACGGCCTGGTCCGCTGCGATCTCTGCCCCCATCGCTGCCGGATCGAGGCCGGCCGGCGGGGGTTGTGCGGCGTGCGGGAGAGCGTTGACGGGTCCCTCGAAACGGTCGCCTACGCCAACCCCTGTGCCCTCAACATCGATCCCATCGAGAAGAAGCCCTTCTATCACGTGCTCCCAGGGACCAAGACGCTCTCCGTCGCCACCGCCGGCTGCAACCTGCGCTGCAAGTCCTGCCTGAACTGGGAAGCCTCGCTGGCCCGACCGGAGGAGACCTTCAACTATGAGCTGCCGCCTGCCGAGACGGTGACGCGCGCCGAGGCCTACCGCTGCCGGTCCATCGCCTCGTCCTACGTCGAGCCGGTCGTCTTCATCGAATACATGCTCGACGTCGCGCGCCTTTGCCGCGACCGGCGCCTGCTGCACCTGATGCATTCGGCGGGCTACATCAACCGGGCTCCGCTCGAGGACATCTGTCAGGTGATCGACGCGGCATGCATCGATCTCAAGGGCTTCAGCGACGAGTTCTACCGGGATCTCGTGGGTGGCGAGCTCCGGCCGGTGCTGGAGGCGCTCACGACTCTGAAGGAGCACGACGTCCACACCGAGGTCGTGAATCTGCTCATCCCCGGCAAGAACGACGACCCGCATACCTTGCGCGCCATGTGCCGGTGGGTCAGGCAAGAGCTGGGGGCGGAAGTGCCGGTGCACTTCTATCGCTTCTATCCCCGATACCGTCTGAAGAGCCTTCCGCCGACGCCGGTGCCGACTCTCGAGCGCGCTCGTGCCATCGCCATGGAGGAAGAGCTCGACTACGCCTACATCGCCAACGTTCCCGAGCATCCCGGCAAGCACACGTACTGTCCCGGCTGCGGAGAGTTGCTCATCCGGCGTGTGGGTCTGATCACCGAGGTCGTCGCTCTCGCCGACGGCCGGTGCACAAAGTGCGAGCACGCCATCAAGGGAATATGGCGGCCTACCTAGCCTGATCTTCTCACCAGCTCCCGTCGCGAGCAGGGAGCTAGCGGGGTCGGCGCAGGACTGTCACCAGACACACGAGCGACGCCAGGCTCAGCAGAACGAGCGTGTTCGGCACCCCGTAGAGCGGCAGCAGCACCAGGCCGGCGGCGAACGCCCCGCCCGCGGCGCCGGCGAGATCCGCGGCGTACAGATACCCGCCGGCACGCCCGAGCCCTCCACCCGCGGCCGCCGAGGCGAGAGCCGCGAGGGAGAAATGGGCGCCCCCCAGAGTCCCGGCGACGAAGCTGGCCGCCGAGAAGACCCACGAGGCCGCCGCGGGCGAGAGCGCATCCCGCAGGTCCTGACCGGCGGGCGAGAAGAAGACCAGCAGCAGCAACGGAAACGCGGTGACGCCCGCCTGCAGCAAGGTGAACCAGCGGATCGCGGCGGCGGGCTCCAAGGCGCGCTTCTGCCAGTGGCCGAACGCGGCGACCCAGAGGGTACCGGCGGCCAGACCCGCCATGAAGAGGGCGATGATCAGGGCGAGCTGTAGATAGGCGAACCCTTCGAGGATCTGGAAGGTCAGGATGAGCACGACCTGGAGCACCATCCCCACGGCGCCCTGGATGAACACGCTCGCTCCCACGGCAGCCCGGTAGCGGAGACGCCCGATCCAGAAGAACAGGATCACCAACGCTCCGAACGCGGCCAGTCCGGCGCTCAGGACCAGCGGGCGTACCGATGCTGCCGCTCCGAGGATCCGCTCCAGCTCCGGGTGCCACTGGGCCGCCCACAGCCTAAGGGCGTGGAGGTAGCAGATCGGAGCGAACTGCCGGTTGACGGGACTCGACCCGAACTCCAAAAGCAGCGCCCGAACGTGATCGAGCCTGAAGGGGCTCATCAGATCCTGAAGCGTGTCCTCGCGCACGTGGACGAGATCGAGCCTTCGGGCCTCGATCCGGCCGGCCAAAACCGCGGGGTCCAGCACCAACGACCCCGCTTCTCGGGCCGCGAAGAACCTCGCCCTGCCCCCGGGAAGAACCGCCACCTCGGGAAACACCTCGCCCAGCGTGCGGTTGATCGAGCTCAGGTAGCGGGCGTGGGCGGGCCCGATCATGTCGCCCCCGCCCGGCACCGAGAAGGTGAGAATCCCGCCGGGGAGCAGATGCCGTTCGGTCCGGCGGAACATCTCCACGGTGAAGAAACGGTTCATCTGCGCGTTGATCGGATCCCCGGTGTTCATGAAGATCACGTCGTAGCGCCCCGCGTGGTGGCGCAGGAAGGTCGCCGCATCTTGATGGTGCGTCCGCAGGCGCGGATCCCGACGCGAGGCCCGCGCCCGGGTGTTCAGGAACCGCTCGCTCTCCCGGATCAACTCCGGGTCCTGCTCCACGTAGTCGACGGCCTCGATGCTCGGATGCTTCAGCGCCTCCTCCAGCTGGCCACCCAGCCCACCACCGATGAACAGCACGCGCCCGGGTCTCGGGTGCTGCAGTAGCGCCGTGTGAACCGCGGGCTCCGCCGAGGCTGGATCGGGCAGGGTGAAGAGCCAGAGGCCGTTGGTGAACACCGTCACCTGGCCGGGCTGCCGCAGGATGGCGATGTTGTGAAAGGGGGTGTCCCGCGCGAGAGCAAGGCTCTCGCCCCACTGCCACCGCCGGCTTCGTTCCTCCAGACGATCGCCCGCGGCGATGACGGCGGCCAGACCGAGGGCGGCGAGCACCCACACAAGGCGGGCGCCCCGAGCGCGCTCCTTCCCGGGCCGCCGCCGGAGGATCCAGCCCGACACAGCTAGCGGCAGAAGCGCCACGGCAATGGCGGCGGAGAGCGGCGACGCTAGGCGCAGCAGCAGGAAGTAGAAGACAATGCCGCCGGCGGCTGCCCCGGCCGCCTCGCCCAGATAGATCGCCAGCGGTCTCGCCGGCGCGCCATCGGCCTCGCCTCCGCGACTGTACGCCCAGCAGAGCCCGAAAAGCGCCCCCCCGGCCAAGCCGAACAGAGACGGCACACTCAGACAGACCAGCACCATCTTGCCAACTGGCGCCAGCTCACCGGCGGGGATCGCGAACAGCGTCCGGGCTCCCCGCACCACGAGCACCAGCGCCGGCGGGGCGACTGCCAGGAGCGTCAGAAGCAGGCCCAGTGGGCTCTCCCGAACAACGCCACGGCTCGACCTCCACGCCGCCAGAGCACTCCCCAGGGAGGTCCAAAGCAGCCAGCCGGCCAGCGCGAGCCCGGTCGACATCTCGTTGCCGTGGAAGAGAACGAGCAGCTCACGCAGCAGCAACACCTGAGCGATCGTCGCCACGAATCCGGCGACGGTGATGATCAGAAACGAACGGTCCCGAGGCCCCGTGCGCAACCCGAACATTGGCTCAACGGCGGCGCCTGCCCACCGGCAGGATTGCGAACGGCTCCTCGCCTGCTTTGAGACCCAACAGGCCGGCGACCGCACCGTCGTCGAACGCACCGACGAAAGTAGTGGCCAGCCCGATGGCGACGGCCTGCAGGGAGACGTTCTCGGTGACTCCGCCCACTTCCATCAGCACGTAGCGCCGCGCGCGGGAGCCGTACTTCTTCGCCGTTCGCTCCACCACTCCGGCGACCACCAGAGCCGCCGGCGCCCGGCTCATCCAGTCCTGATCCCAGGCGGCCGCCGTCAGCTCGCGCCTGACGTCGCCCGTCGACACCAGCTGCAAACCGTGGTCCTCGATCAGATAGCGATAGACGCCGGGCTCGAGCCCGCTGGCGTCGGCCGCGACAAGGTAGATCTCGAGCGGATAGAGGGCACCGGCCGAAGGCGCCGTACGCTCACCGTCCTCGCCGGTGATTCCCTGGGCGGCCCAGAGGAGTTGGGAGACCTCCTCGAGAGTGAGCGCTGAGCTCGCGTAGGAGCGAATCGAGCGCCGCCGCTCGAGCGCCTCTTCCACGGTCACCTCTCCGACACTGAAGGGCGCGGGAAGATCGATTTGCACCGACATCATCTGTGTCGAGTACGACCCTGAACCTGCCGGCGAACCGGCCGGTTGGTTTTACCGTCATTTTTTAGTATGACAGCCGGCGCCGGTTCCTCCAACACCCCAAGGGGCGGGCACGAGGCTCGGCACCGGACGCGGAATAGCCGTAAGTCCAATAACGTTAACGTTTATAGAGATGCCGCGACGCGGTTGAGTCGCGGCGCCGAAAAGCCCGCGACCGCGTCCGGCAAGGAGGCGAGATGGCCAGGCCCGGACGAAAGAGAGCGAGGGCTTCGACGCACGGCCGTGCGATCGGGCGAGATGCGGCCGAGCGCCGAACTCGGGCCATGTCCGCGGTCGACATGGCGTGGCTGCGCATGGAGCATCCCACCAACCTGATGATGGTGACCGCGCTCTTCATCTTCGACAGGCCACTCGACCCGAGGCGTCTCGAGCGGACGATCGCCAGCCGGCTGCTCCGCTACGATCGCTTCCGGCGCCGGGTGGTGGAGCGCGGAACGCTCGTCAAGAAGCCGACCTGGGAGCTCGACCGGCGATTCGAACTGTCCGCTCACTTGAGGCGAGTGGCACTGCCCGCTCCGGGCGGGGAGGAGGAGCTCCGGGAGCTCGTGAGCGCGCTCATGAGCTCGCCCCTCGACTACTCCAAGCCACTGTGGCAGATCCACCACATCGAGAACTACGACAGAGGCTGCGCCGTTCTGGTGCGAATCCACCACGCGATCGCCGACGGCATCGCCCTGATGGGCGTACTGCGGTCGCTGACCGACGACAGGCCCAAGCGCCGGCGACTCGAATCGCGCCCGCGCGGCGCCCGGCTCGCCGAGTCGCAGCCGGGCCAGCGGCCTCGCAGTGCTCCCACGGGACTGCGGCGGGCAGCGAGCCTCGCGTCCCGGGTGCTGCGGGAGGAGGCGCGGATCCTCGCCGACCCCGGCCGGGCTCTCGAGCTGGCCAGGCTCGGAATCGGCGGGACGTCGGTTCTGGGGCGCCTGCTGCTCCGGCCCGCCGACCCGCCGACCGCGCTCAAGGGTCCGCTCGGCGTCGCCAAGCTGGCCGCCTGGTCGGAGCCTCTGCCTCTGTCCGACGTCAAAGCCGTCGGGAAGGTGACCGGGAGCACCGTGAACGACGTCCTGGTGGCGGCCGTCACCGGCGCTCTGCGAAGCTACCTCGCCAAGCGTGGCGAGCCGGTGGACGACCTCGCGTTCCACGCCGCCGTGCCGGTCAACCTCCGATCCCCCGCCAGCCGCGCGTCACTCGGCAACCGTTTCGGCCTGGTCTTCGTCGAGCTTCCGCTGACACTCGCCGATCCGCTCGAGCGGCTGTTCGAAGTGCGCGACAGGATGCGCGAGCTCAAGGGCAGCCCGGAGGCGGGCGTCGCGCTCGGTCTGCTCGGCACTCTTGGTATGACCTCGACCGAGATTCAGAAGCTCTTGGTGGAGCACATCGGCGCCAGGACCACTTTGGTCGTCACCAACGTGCCCGGACCGCGCCGAACCGTATACATGGCCGGGCGACCGTTGCGCACGCTCCTCTTCTGGGTGCCGCAGTCCGGGCGCGTGGGGCTGGGGATCAGCTTCATCAGCTACGCGGGCAACGTGCGGCTCGGCGTCGCCAGCGACAAGGGGCTGGTGCCCGATCCGGAGACTATCGTCGCGCTCTTCCATCGCGAGTTCGAGAAGCTCATGGACCTGGCGCGGGGCGCTCCTCGGCGAAAAGCAAGCTAGGCCACGGGCACCCGCGGGCGCGGCCAAGCTCCTGTGATCTCGTGCAGGAAAGGACCGGTCCAGCCCCTGGCAGACTAGCCAGCAAGCTCGACCATCATCGCCGTGTACATTCGGAGGTTGAGCAGCAGCTGCCCGTGCGTCATGAACTCGTGCTCCGTGTGACCCGTGTAGGTGGCGCCCGGCATCGCGGGGCCGAAGCTCACGCCGTTGGGCAGCAGCCGTGCGTTGGTGCCGCCACCAATGGCGATCGGTCCGGCGTCCAGAACTCCGGTGTAGTGGCGGAAGACGTCGAGGAGAACCGGAACGTGCGGGGCTCCTTCGGCGATATACGGCTCGTCGATTCGGGATCTAAGGCCGAGCTCCGCGACCCCCGTATCGATTCTCCAGGCAGCGACGGCCTTTTCGATCTCGGCCTCGACCTCCTCGGCCGTGCGCCCCACCGGGCGTCGAAAGCTGATTCCGGCGTCATGAGTCGAACCGCTCGATGACACGGTGGCCAGAGTCAGGGTCAAAGGGCCCATGAACGAGTGTGAGTGGGCGAGGTCGCCGAAGCGCTCGCCGTAGTCGCTCGTGCCCACGAGATCGTTGATGAGCCGGACCATGCGGGCGGCAGCCGTGTCCGGCCAAGCGAACTCGCCCAGTACGGCAGCCAGATGAGTGATGGCGTTTCGGCCTGCCCAGGGCTCCATCGAGTGCGCCGATCTCCCGTGGGCGCGAAACTCGAGCCGATCGCCGGTACGCTCCAACGTATAGCCGACGCTAGCGCTTTGTTCCGACGCCGCTCTCAACCGTCGTTCGAAATCGGCGGTCGATCCCCGGATCACCGCTTCGGCTTCTTCGGGCACCTGCGATAGGAAGGCCCCACCGGTCAGCGACGCCAGGTAGGGTGTCTCTTCGGCCTCATTCCGTCCGGCAAGGCTCAAATGGATCTCACCCCAGCCTTTCTCGGCAGTGACGACCGGGTAGTTGGCGTCGAGCGCGAGATTGAGATCCGGCTCGTCGTAGTGCTCGAGGAAGGCGCGGAACGGCCCCCAGTCCGATTCCTCCGTGTAGGACACGATGAGCTCTATCCGACGCCTCCGTGGCAGGCCCTTGTCGCCGAGGGACTTCATGGCGTAGAGCGCCAACGCTAAAGGCCCCTTGTCGTCTTCCGCACCGCGCGCGACTAGTTTGCCAGGCTCCGAAGTTAGGTCGAGCGAGAACGGATCCGCCTTCCACTTTGTCGCATCAGCCGGCTGAACGTCCGCATGGGTCACAATGCCCAGGCGGTTTTCGGCGTCGCCGAGACCTATTACGACCACGGCGCCGTAGTCGGTGAAATCCAAGCCCAGTTCGGTGGCCTTCAGTTCGAGGTACTTGGTGAGCTGCTGGAAGTGAGGGTTGTCGACGTTCTCGAGCCCTTCCTGCTTGACCGTGCGGAAGCTCACCAACTCACCCAGAGTGGCGATCGCCGCGTCGGAATACGTAGATACGGCGTACTCGGCCACAGCCAGGCTGCGCTCGGCGGGCACCGTCTCATCGACCTCCGGGCGGCAACCCGCAAGTACAAGAACAAGAAACGCTGCCACAAACGGCATCGGGCGGCTGGCGGGTGTCGTCATCGAGTGGAATCCTCCGTCATCGTCGGTGGGTGTGTCGCCCTTGTGGCTGTACCGTACTCAATGCGCGCGCTTCTGTCTCGCCGCTTTCGGACCTGTACAAGAAAAACGGAGACGCCGGCCATCGCCGGAGTGTTCTCCGGCGGCAAGATTCGGGTGGCCCGCCAGGTCGCCGCCCCGATAGCTTTCGGCCGCCCGGTGCGGCCTCAGCCAAGGCTGGCGCCAAACAAACCTAGTAGAGGAGTGACTCGTGAATACTTTCCGTTGTATCGCCATCCCGACCTCGATCGCAGAATCAGTACGCTCGACCCTGGCTTCTCCGTTTGCGGAGCACCCTGCTCACATCGAGATAGCAAAGGGCCACGGCCCGTGCCGCCACTGCCTGCGCACGTTCCATGTGGGAGCCGAGAAGCGCATTCTCTTCACGCTTGACCCTTTCGCAGAACTGGGTGTGCCGCCACTCCCGGGCCCCGTCTTCATCCATGCGGATGAATGCGACCGATATCCGGAGGACGGCGAATTTCCCAACGATCTCCGACAGCATCTCTTGGTCTTCAACGCCTACTCGCGCGAGCGTAGGCTTCTAGCCGAGGAGCTGGCAACGGGCCGCGACATCGAGCTGACGATCGACCGGCTGCTGGCACAAGCCGAGGTCGAGTACCTGCATGTCCGCGACCTGGAGGCCGGTTGTTACGACCTGCGGGTCGAGCGCGTGGAGGCGGCCGTGACCGAGGGGCCTGTTGAGCAGGAGTGCTCGTGCTGACCACTCAGCACGATAGTGCTCCCTCGCCAGAGTCGCGGTGCCTTGTGGACTACTGACTATTGGTGGAGCCGATCGGGATCGAACCGACAACCTCTTGAATGCCATTCATTGGGTCTCGACCCAAGCGGCCTGAAAGCCGTGGCGGCTGTCCTCGGGCCTCAGCCGGGCTCGACCGGAATCTGCGACAGCAGCTCGAAGTGATTCGTGCCGTGCGCGAATGGCAGGCCTATCCACGCTTCGAAACAGGGCTGCTCGCTCGGCACATAGCCGCTGCCCGGCAGCCACGTTCCAAAGAGCCAGTCGAGCGCGCGCATCTCCAATTCGATCGGTCCGCGCAGCTCGACCTGCGCGACCTGCATCGCCGGGAACTCGAGCACACCGACCTCTCCGTCGGACTCTGCAGCCTCCACCTCGACGCCTACGTCGTAGCGGCAATCGCGGTGAGCGACGATCTCGGGGTCGTCCCACATGTAGCCGAGCCACTGTCCGCCCTCGAGACCGCGCTCTCGGGCCCAGGCGACAAGACGCTGCGCCGCCTCGGCGACGACATCGGGACGATATGGATCGAGTACGCGAATGTAGGCCACCCGGCGGCTCGGCAACTTCCGCATCTGCACCACGAAGTTGTCCGGGTTCCGGCCGGGAGGTAGCCGGTCGAGGCGATGACGCACAGCGGGATCCTCGAACGCAGCCTGCCATTCCTCTCGCCGCCGCTCACGAAAGGTCGAGACGTCGAAAACACTCGGCCGTACGCCGTAGCGCTGCTTGAAGCTTCGCGAGAAGTCCGAGGATGAGGCGAACCCGCAAGCGAGCGCGATTTCGGTCAGCGAGCGATGCTGCTGGTGCGACAACATCCTCAGGGCGCGCTCGAGCCGCAGCCGTTTGACGAATTGGCCAAGCGTCTCGCCGAGAATCGAGCGAAACACGCGGTGGAAAATGAAACGGCGAGAAGCACGCACTCCGTGCGATATCTTCGAGCTTGAGCGGCTTTTCGAGATTCTCGAGGACGTAGTCGATCGCGCGATTGACGCGCGCAACGTAGTCGAGCGAGGCGTGCTGGAGAGCCTTGGATCCGTTTCGCAAGATCTGTCAAGCAGCGCGACGTCCGACCGGTTATAAATCGCTAGTCATGAGGCCGCTCATCACGCTCATCGCCACGCTCTCGCTCTTCGCGGGCTACCCGAGCGACGGCAGTCTATCCAATCCCGATTCCGACAGGAGACACAGCATGCATCTTGGCCACTTCTCGATCAGCCTCGCCGTCAAGGACCTCGCCGCTTCGCGCACGTTCTACGAAAAACTCGGCTTCGAAGTGACGGGTGGCGAGGCCGAGCAGAACTGGCTGATCCTGCAGAACGGCGACAGCACCGTCGGTTTGTTTCAGGGCATGTTCGAGCGCAACTTGCTGACCTTCAATCCCGGTTGGGACGCGCGCGCGCAGCGTCTCGCGGAGTTCACCGACGTGCGGGACATCCAGCGCCACCTGAAGGAGCAGGGCCTGGTCCTGAGCGCCGAAGCCGACGAGACGACCACCGGACCCGCAAGCCTGATGTTGATCGATCCGGACGACAACCCTGTGCTGATCGACCAGCACGTGGACTGATCGAGGCCGGACGGCGAGGTCCCGGTAGCCGAACGGGCAACCCAGCCTTCCGACCTAGGCAATCTGCTACCAGAGAGCATGGGCAAGCGCGGGGCGACCGGCTCGAGGCTTGTGTGAAGTCCTCCATCGCCCCCCCGCGCCGGCACGGATGAAGCTCGTGTTCGAGAGGACGCTTTCACGACTGATGCGGCGCTCACCCATTTCGTTTGCCGGATCCTTGGCGCTCGCCGCCAACCTGATCTCCTTCGCACACGGCGGCGCCGTGGCCTTTGCCCAGCAAATCGCCGGCTGCTCGCTGTTTCCGGCAGACAGCATCTGGAACGCGCGTGTCGACTCGCTGCCACTCGATCCCGCTTCGGCCACCTACGTCAATACGATCGGCGCCGACACCGGCGTTCACGCTGATTTCGGCTCGGGTGAATGGCCTCCCGGGTCGGGAGCGCCGATCGGGATTCCGTTTGTTGTCGTACCGGCGAGCCAGCCCTCGGTGCCGGTCAGCTTTCTCTACGACGACGAGAGTGATCCCGGTCCCTATCCGATTCCACCGAACGCACCGATCGAGGGTGGGGCCGCGAGCAACGGGGATCGCCACGTGCTGGTGCTGGAGTCCGGGTCGTGCGCTCTGTACGAGCTCTTCTACTCGTTCCCGCAAAACGGCGGCACCTCCTGGACCGCGGACTCGGGCGCGGTCTTCGACCTCGATTCGTACGCCCTTCGGCCCGACACCTGGACGTCGGCCGATGCGGCGGGCTTGCCCATCTTGCCCGGCCTGGTGCGCTATGAAGAGGTGGAGGCCGGAGCAATCGAGCACGCCTTGCGCTTCACGGTACCCCAGACGCGACGTGCCTACGTCTGGCCGGCGAGGCATTTCGCCTCGTCGCTGACCGGCGCCCAGTACCCCCCCATGGGTCAGCGATTTCGGTTGAGATCGGACTTCGACCTGACCGGGTTCTCGCCTCGGATCCAGGTGATTCTCCAGGCACTCAAGGAGTACGGCATGATGCTGGCCGACAATGGCTCCGCCTGGTTTCTTTCGGGTGCGCCCGATGATCGGTGGGACAACGACGAGCTTCGCGAGCTCCTCGGTGTAGTCGGGTCCGACTTCGAAGCAGTCGACGTCTCATCCCTCATGGCCGACCCGGACTCCTCCCAGACGGCGCCGGCGGTGCCCTGCACCGCCGCGGACCAAATGACTGTGATGGACACCTCCATCACGGGAAACCAGGTCTTCAGGGCCTGCGATGAGATCCTGGGAGGTCCGAACGTTTCGATCTTCGGACCGAACGGATACGCTGTCTTCAGTGCTGGAAACCGGGTGGTCTTCTCCGAGCTCGCGGTGTTCCCCGACGCGACGCTCGAAGTGGTGACCGGGCTGCCGCTAGTGTCGGAGTGAGTGCCGGTTCCTGGGGAGCAGCCCGGAGGCCTGGCGGCCGGAGCCCGCCAACCGCCAGCGGTCTCGGGCGACGTCGTGCCTCAGCAGATAGGTAAAGCCATCGTCGCCGACAACCTTGAAGTACCGATGGTCGGGCGCCAGCCAGGTGTCGACGACCTCGATTACTTCTACACGGCGGTCTCCTTCGACGAACCTGCGCGGGGTCTCTTCGCCGCGGTAGCCGGCGTAGCATTGGACGCGAATTGTGGCCTGCGTCTCCACGGTGTCAGGATACAGCGGAACTCGGTCGACACGGAAGTCGACCACCACAGGCGCCGCGACCTGGGCGAAGCTCGGCGTCGTGTGCAGGCACGACGACCAGCCTCGGAATCTGCGCTTGTTGAAGCTGCAAGCAAG from bacterium encodes:
- a CDS encoding wax ester/triacylglycerol synthase family O-acyltransferase, translating into MARPGRKRARASTHGRAIGRDAAERRTRAMSAVDMAWLRMEHPTNLMMVTALFIFDRPLDPRRLERTIASRLLRYDRFRRRVVERGTLVKKPTWELDRRFELSAHLRRVALPAPGGEEELRELVSALMSSPLDYSKPLWQIHHIENYDRGCAVLVRIHHAIADGIALMGVLRSLTDDRPKRRRLESRPRGARLAESQPGQRPRSAPTGLRRAASLASRVLREEARILADPGRALELARLGIGGTSVLGRLLLRPADPPTALKGPLGVAKLAAWSEPLPLSDVKAVGKVTGSTVNDVLVAAVTGALRSYLAKRGEPVDDLAFHAAVPVNLRSPASRASLGNRFGLVFVELPLTLADPLERLFEVRDRMRELKGSPEAGVALGLLGTLGMTSTEIQKLLVEHIGARTTLVVTNVPGPRRTVYMAGRPLRTLLFWVPQSGRVGLGISFISYAGNVRLGVASDKGLVPDPETIVALFHREFEKLMDLARGAPRRKAS
- a CDS encoding radical SAM protein → MATTRRDFITKSLLLSGTLLVPGTRLAATPRTREWLPAYGRLELEGRLAERIEQADSILESCELCPRKCGVKRRAGEKGYCRAPSKVMVYSAHPHFGEEVSLVGEGGSGTVFFSNCNLRCVFCQNWSISHKGLGDRLADERLADKMLRLQKVGCHNINLVTPTHVMPHILRATRIAFREGLRLPLVYNTSGYERVEILKILDGVVDIYLPDMKFMDGSQSAKYSAGASDYPEVAKKAILEMHRQVGRHTTDERGHAVRGLMIRHLVMPNRVAGTREFTKWVAEEVSPDTYVNIMAQYHVAYRAAEFEEIGRGITAEEYLEAMTWAEEAGLTNLDRRSVTTRNIYRRYGKG
- a CDS encoding dipeptidase, with the protein product MTTPASRPMPFVAAFLVLVLAGCRPEVDETVPAERSLAVAEYAVSTYSDAAIATLGELVSFRTVKQEGLENVDNPHFQQLTKYLELKATELGLDFTDYGAVVVIGLGDAENRLGIVTHADVQPADATKWKADPFSLDLTSEPGKLVARGAEDDKGPLALALYAMKSLGDKGLPRRRRIELIVSYTEESDWGPFRAFLEHYDEPDLNLALDANYPVVTAEKGWGEIHLSLAGRNEAEETPYLASLTGGAFLSQVPEEAEAVIRGSTADFERRLRAASEQSASVGYTLERTGDRLEFRAHGRSAHSMEPWAGRNAITHLAAVLGEFAWPDTAAARMVRLINDLVGTSDYGERFGDLAHSHSFMGPLTLTLATVSSSGSTHDAGISFRRPVGRTAEEVEAEIEKAVAAWRIDTGVAELGLRSRIDEPYIAEGAPHVPVLLDVFRHYTGVLDAGPIAIGGGTNARLLPNGVSFGPAMPGATYTGHTEHEFMTHGQLLLNLRMYTAMMVELAG
- the amrS gene encoding AmmeMemoRadiSam system radical SAM enzyme → MGERIDRRDFARRVGAGVLASAGGGLLPCLSFATPTTGGPRMGLVSRRRAAYFSRLENGLVRCDLCPHRCRIEAGRRGLCGVRESVDGSLETVAYANPCALNIDPIEKKPFYHVLPGTKTLSVATAGCNLRCKSCLNWEASLARPEETFNYELPPAETVTRAEAYRCRSIASSYVEPVVFIEYMLDVARLCRDRRLLHLMHSAGYINRAPLEDICQVIDAACIDLKGFSDEFYRDLVGGELRPVLEALTTLKEHDVHTEVVNLLIPGKNDDPHTLRAMCRWVRQELGAEVPVHFYRFYPRYRLKSLPPTPVPTLERARAIAMEEELDYAYIANVPEHPGKHTYCPGCGELLIRRVGLITEVVALADGRCTKCEHAIKGIWRPT
- a CDS encoding SagB/ThcOx family dehydrogenase; the protein is MMSVQIDLPAPFSVGEVTVEEALERRRSIRSYASSALTLEEVSQLLWAAQGITGEDGERTAPSAGALYPLEIYLVAADASGLEPGVYRYLIEDHGLQLVSTGDVRRELTAAAWDQDWMSRAPAALVVAGVVERTAKKYGSRARRYVLMEVGGVTENVSLQAVAIGLATTFVGAFDDGAVAGLLGLKAGEEPFAILPVGRRRR